GAAGTCGTTGGCATCAACAAAACAAACAAGGTACCATCTGATCCTCGAGCTCAATTCATGCTTGCACCGTGATCTTGGTGGAAATTTTCTTGTTCTCCATTTGATCTGCAAAAGACTTGTGTTAAGAAAAAGTGGCATCATTTTTTTATGAGAGTAGATGTGCTAACTCCATCAAAGTGAACTTAACCCTAATCTTTAGTTTATGGAAGAGTTCTTTCAAAAAAACGTTTATGCAAGAGTGATCGGAATGCTCTTTTTtacttactattactaattggaggctccttttgaagcctcTAGATGACATCACCTACGATCCTAGGTAGACAGTCTAAAtaaatagagaaattttataaattctcacaaaaatcaaaaaCATCCGGCCATTaattcggcaactctaatcGTAATAGCTATTGAATCTgttatttttttctaataaattattcacttttgccattataaaaatagactaaagtaaccccctaatcttcatataaattacccacttatgctaTTATAGTTCAAGGTaccccctccgttccaaattatagttcgtttattttttttatcccaaatttgaccactcatcttattcaatttttttttgcaaatatagtcaaatttaagttatttttgaaaaacttaaaTTGAtaaatcaagtcaaaacaaaagaagtgatattttccacaattgaataagatgagtggtcaaacttggggtCAAAAAAACCAAACGAACtgtaatttgaaacggagggagtactagtaCAACAACATCAATACTGTAGAAGATTATTATATTACCCACAGGTCCTAACCCTTCTTCAATGTTGTAAAAAATGTTAGGTAGCTTGGAATATTTTGGCGTCGAGTTCTTTTTTGTCGCGTGAAGTAGCTGCTTGCAATGTtatgtcaaagagattgatttATTTTTTCCTTTGCATTCAGTCGGGTGCAATTGTTCTACATTAGTAGGATACAGATCATGTATGTACATTATAGAGTAAACTTAATGCAAGTGACACGATGGATAGGAAAAAATATATCCCTGACAAAATAATGATGATATAATGAGAGTAGATGTGCTGGCTCTATCAAGGTGAACTTAATCCTAACCTTTAGTTTATGAAACCTAAGAAGAGTGATCTGAATGCTCCTTTTGCTCATGTAAATGCGAGTTTGGAGTAATTTTCTTTGATTGATGTGCCTTTTAGTATAGACACGTAATGCAATGCTATCGAGTAAACTATTACATGCTCTTCAAATCAATATGAACACACTTATTTTAATACAGTACTTGTAATTTTGTAAAAACTTTGAGTACATAAATTCTAGAAGATGGCAAATATTCTTAGCATGGGGTAGTAATAATAAATAGGGAATAATTTAGTTTAAACCCTCAAACTATCATAAAAGTTCGATATtgaaccttcaactacaaaacggAATGATGGAGGCCTTCCAATtgtcaaaaccggacaaattaaGCCATTTGAGTGGTTTCAAAGGTGGTCTTTCATTTTGTAGAAATTAAAATATCCAAGTTTAAAATAACAAATTCATTTTAAATAGAACATGTGTCAACACATTTTTCTAAATATGTAGCCTATCTATTGGCATTCTACTCGTTACTAATTGTAATTATTCTGATCCATTTTTTTAATATTCCTAATATTTTTTGGCTTGTAGTTATGCCTATCATTTTTAAGTAAATAATATTCAAtcagagcaataatagatagattacatttttagaaaattttggtattagtttcattatttttttattagttttaatttttagatcttaccataattttttatttcttttaaaaaaatactaaacCAGCTTTGAAACCACCGAAAGGTCAAAAACTTGTCGGGTTTCGATAGTTTGATGATCCTATtttatagttgaaggttgaaaattgaACTTTTGTGATAGCTCGAGGGATTAAATTTGACTTTTCTCTAATAAATTAGGAGCATTGGAGGAATATGTCGCATGGATAATCATTTGACACTAGCTTGTTCCTTGCAGGAGGATGACATTGCAGTAGATCTTTTCTTCCTTACTATTGATGGAAAAAGCTTGTGGAAAAGAATAGAGGACATAGAAAATATTTTCAATGACTTGAAGAAATCACATCTGCTCAATCAGgatagcagcagcagtagcaaaaTTGTAGCAGAGGATACTAACAAGGAGGAGACTGACGACATGCACAGAAGCATTAAATGGGAGGTATTCGGTCGTGACAAGGAGCGTGAGCATATATGTAGTATGCTTCGGAAGGGATCAGATGCTGACGGACCAACCTCCAGTAGCAGTAAACCTTATTCTGTGTTTGGCATACATGGCATTACAGGATTCGGGAAGACTACCCTGGCTCAATATGTTTGTGATCACGAGAAGAAGGCCCAAGACAAGCATTTTGACACTGTCATGTTCATTCATGTCTCAAAGACTTTCAGACTAGACAAGATATTTCGTGACATGTTGAGCGAGATCAAGAAGGGCCAGCAATCTGACAGCAACGGTGTTACAGCTCTACataatgagctgaagaaaaacTTGGAAGGAAAACGTTTCTTGTTGGTACTGGATGATCTCTGGGTCAATAATGAGAATCGGAAGGGTCGGGATATTCTCCTTGATGCACTTGACGCTGGGCAAAGTGGAAGCATAATCCTAGTGACAGCTCAAAGAGAAGATGCAGCTGCAGCTCTAGGTGCTCAGAAGCAAATTTTAATACCTGACTTGGAAGAGAATGATTATTTAAAATTATTCATGCATCATGCACGACCAGGCACAATCGAATATAAAAGGATTGGAACCAAGATTGCCAACAAGCTACACCGCTCACCTATTGCAGCAGTAACAGTAGGAGAGCAGCTTCGGAAGAATACAAGGATCAGTTTTTGGGAAACAACAGCGAACGATGTCGTACTGAACGAGACCATGGGAGCTCTGTGGTGGAGCTATCAGCAGCTTGGTGCTGACATCAGGCGTTGCTTTGCATACTGCAGCACTTTCCCCAGAGGATACAAGTTAAAACGAGATGAGTTAGTTCGTATCTGGATAGCACAAGGGTTTGTAAACACCGGGGGTAATGCAACAGAGGAAATGGAAGATGTAGGCAATCGCTACTTTGATGAGTTACTGGAATTCTCATTTCTTCAAGTGCGAAGAACAATAATCTTTGGCTCCGAGACATTCACAATTCATGACCTGCTTCACGAGTTGGCAGAGACGGTTGCTGGAAGTGATTTCCTCAGAATTGATCTGAATGGCTCGCCGAAAGATATTCCGGCAGGGGTTCGCCATGTTTTCATCGAGACCAACAATGGAGCAAAGGTCTTGGCGGAGAAAAATCAGGACTTGGGAAAATTGCGCACCCTGATCATTAAGGAGCACTGGAAAGTAGGTACGGATAGAAAACAGCCCATGGATGAGTTGGAAGAAGTCTTTGATTGTTTGTTCATGAGGATGAGGGAACTGCGGGTGCTGATCGTTGAACTACAACAGAGGACAGAAGTGATGTCAGTCCCAGCATCTGTTGATCGGATGAAGCATCTACGTTATCTTGGTTTTGACATTTTCGCTATGAAGTTGATTTTGCCAAGCACATTTAGCAAGCTTTACCATATGCAGACCATAGATGCTCGCTACATGTCGATATGTTTGCCTGAAAATATGGCTAATCTCCTCCGTTTGCGGCACATCGTCAGTGGTAGGCTGGATTTCCCCAACATTGGCAGGCTGACGTCACTCCAAACGCTGCCATCGTTCACAGTAAAGAAGGAACAAGGGTACGAGCTGAAGCACCTAAACAAGCTTCGGGGCGCCCTGGAGATATATGGTCTTGGGATTGTCAGAAGCAAAGAGAAAGCTCTCGAAGCTCACCTAGCCCGCAAGGAGCGACTCACAAAACTGCGGCTGTTTTTCGGTAATAATAATACCTTCAACGACCCAGATGTGGAAGCAGAGATACTTGAGGGCCTTTGCCCCCCGAACGATCTTGTAGAGCTCGATATCTACGACTACAGGGTTCAAGGTATCCTAGCTGGATGTTGAGTCGGCAGGAACCAGACGCCCCAAAGCGCCTGCAAAAACTTGCGCTCTTTAAGTGCAGCCCATTATTGGCATATATTCCTGAAGATAGCGAGCTCTCCACTCATGTGCGTGAGCTCGTCATTAACTATTGCAACTGGGACCGCTTGCCAGAAAATATGGAGCGCCTCGTGTCGCTCCAGATTTTGTATATTTTCCGATGCAATAAGATGGAGCTCCTTCCGACGCTGCCCCAGTCTCTTCGGGAGATTGTAATCCATTCATGCGACGCGCTCAGTACAACCTGTAGAGAAGAGGGGCACGAGAATTGGCATAAGATCCAGCACATTCCAGAGAAGGTCATTTTTCCATGAAGGACGAAGCCATTTCTTTAATTTACCCCCCGTACCAGCGACAGCTGAGCTCAGACGGTAAGCCTCTCGGTCGCCTTCCCTTTCTAGCAGCTAATACACTGCGAGGATGCATGCATACATAACCAAAATTATAATGACACATTATTAACTGACCCCTCCTTACGTTTGCGAATCCATCTGTACGTGACATCGGGAGACCAGGCCAGGCCGTGGAGGGGAGGGAATGCTATGCTGCACCCGGTCCGTGACATATTCTAGCTTGTTTTCCTGTGTGTGCTTTGCTTGCTTCCTGTACGCGCATACATATATACTCTACCTTGTGTTATTACTGTGATCCCAACTGTACTGTAATAGCTAATACAATGCTGCCTGCCGAGAATGCAATGTGCTCGTAGCTATGTATCTGATATTTGTAATCTGCATTAATTGGTGTGCTGTGCTTGTAAGAGAAACTTTGTTTGGTTTTTTGTATGAGTGGGGGACTGCAATACATTTATCTGGCCTCTGCTTCAATAGCTTGATTCTGCTCCTCTTTGCCCCTGCCTGTACAACAACCAACAAGGCATAATAATCATGATCAAGCTGGGCACAAGAGAAATTGTGACAACAACGTTGGTCATCTCAGCTCGttggcggttttttcttttttatatttaaaaaattaaaatttcaaaaatatatgtccgttttggaaaatttcaaaaatataccccggtcaccctcccatagggcgacaggcccaaagtgtaattttttttctccaaatttgcaacgaagtctctggagaaaaaaaagggggcctgtcgcccccccaacgggcgacaggggcctgtcgcccgttgagggggcgacaggggcccctccgccgccgtatgccgccattccctttgtgatttgagcctaaaaattcagaaaaaaaaccaGCCCtagccgccattccctttgtcatttgagccttaaaatttatgaaaaaaactggagtggttgccgtgttgtcacatctttttgaaatggtggaagggcactgctatttgGTCacatatgtctgggcaaagaatgcgatatttgggaaacccgtgatcgccggaacataacaagttcacatcaatagtatctatagaatgcgatattcgagcgtgtagtcgtcctcattgtcggcaggatctcggcctCTAACTCCTActgcacctaacttgtccttcattaaatcacggaaaaaaatcgcaagaacttcccttatttcacgagcattatggaacccccaaacataacaagttcacatcaatagtatctatagaaacaaatgacaagtaaactaggacaatcataaacatcggatacaaataagcggtccacagctatctcattacaaataaacatcagatatatctaatcACCCCTAGTGCGTCGggccctcttagccctctgttgggcacggacatggccctcggagtaggtgagaacatccggagacctcacctatcgctcaggacgcgcaaggggctgcggtgtctgctgctgagagatcccaaatggtgctcctcctagctgtgaatacccaaaacatcggggtcaccttgcgcggcaggctcttctagagacaagctgtcgaagtcgtctaaggtgaaggtctcgttatctggtcgaaaggaggaagaagaaggtccggcgcccgcatcggggtagaatcctacgcaaaaaatgtggatgttagcgtacgctcgtatattttgtaatgacatgtagaaaccgaaatatgaaacataaactaacctgtgtagaccggtatctgtggcccgggtaccatccctggatacggtccgccaactggtgctgtccctctaaacattccagtatggccgaacgtagtagctggatcgtatcctttatgtgatattagtaaatatataGGAATACTTAATCTAATtataaagagatatgtacgttacctgcacttgggaagaactgcgacgtcggcccgcgcacggtcgacggacacgggaacgacgacgaggcctgggacgacccgtggctgtcttcgtaccgcacacggcttcccaagttgtgcactacctgacgcaactgatcacgctgcctcaaccatgcctctgtctgctcaaactgggtcattggggatccggcacgtaccctcgtcaggtaagtcgagcagtccgtctccatcatgttgcaaaggcgaaactgcatccattcagtaaaggtaaagttagaaacacatgaattatcttacgaatatgaatatatatatatatatatatatatatatatatatatatatatatatatatatatatatatatgcaaatatgatcaagagactcaccgcgccagctagtgcctccacgtggtgccgggcatagccatcctgaggcctcgcctggtgtggctgcgggtgagtgtcaacataaaccagacgagcccgagtccggggtaagtaccaggtgaggtaagccctaaaggagctgtctgtgtgtggtcctgttggagggaccaagtgctcgtctgcctgttcccattggtccacccacggctgcatcttggtgagccaatcatcagagcacgacaagccactccttgacaacctacaaaagtggaccacgaagaatcgtgaGATTTGACACGAATATACAacccaagttcattcataattacctgtggtcctggcgactgacacgctccaacgcggtgagCACCTGAAACTCCTgacgctgcccaaactgtctcatgactctccaggggcaatatgcctcaaccgcgatgtcataaaccaggacggcgctagtaagccacaggctcgcattcgcggagcagtgcgaagacaggcctgctggtgcacgggtagccacagcctctgggctgtaaggctcccagacaacgtcctcgggcgtcagcatgtcgagctccgaaacaaactcaggatatgcgcgtctaacccaCGCATGGGCCCAGGatctctgcattccgaataagtaaaattaaaagtgcgctaatacatcatgtaacaatgaataacaaaattagatttattgcgaacgtacctgacgccagatccagatagttcccatagtgggcctctcgtcctcctcgtcgccgtacatgccaccgtggtaaggctcgtggctgaccaaggGCCGACCAatggctagcctctcgtacgaccaaagctgtagcagtagtgggcaccctgccatgatagcgttcccatgtgtcttcatgcagccgtcacagagtccacggtaagtggctgcaagtaccgcctcaccccagctgtagggcggtacgtcctcgtccccatccgcaatctcccgtgcatatggaaggaacgtgtgtgtctccggcctccatctgtcaacgagcgccgtcaagagggatcggtcgagctgaataggcccaacctcgacaagacggctcagagtcagtagtccggcctcacgtaacctgcaaaaaaaacaaaaaatgtcaaaacaaaggaataccggcgaatacataagtgataaacaataatatttcattatataccggtcacaccaatcgtggtgtatagagatcgcctcgccgggtggacgaggacgtatcacctctagggctcggtgctcaacagctgcaaagtaagacctgtggctcgagtcgatcactgggtctagcaaggagtccatctccatacctgcattcaaaaatatatgagaacacataggtaaatatatatttcatacaaactagacacataaatacaataatatttcattacatacctgcaatatttcattactacatattacaaataatgaaatacaattgtggatcatgacaccgaatgccttccacgagcaattctcgccgatggtcgtctgaacgtaggaggtgctccatctctgggatttccggaaggaccgacgtcagcagcatcgtgaagtgcattctgaggacacttcttgtagttgtgacccaatgctccacattggctgcaacgcttttctgccttgcttgcttccgactcgtccataccattccgaatacgacgtgtctggcggcggcctttgcctttcttagtggctggatcaggaataaacatcttattctcattatcctgagtgaaagaccccacaattccaatcccgtatacctcatgtccccatgtggatacagctgcttccttgctgaagtacggtgaaacaaatagtcctggctgcaacgcagactctgcacatgccgcaatgagatgggagcatggcacatgcaataacttaggtttcatgcaggagcagaaggctttgccatcaactgtaatcaaactctcctgtaccaccctatctctacggataccacgaccacttctatccttgcatagaacctcaaatctatgctccattgtacctgtggatatgacgcggtgcagtttggccttttcaatcttctcttgcatatattgtgtcactcttttgcaaaactgaatttgggggttgctgatgtttatgcttgcagccgtgtaacgctctctgaaatacttcatgcacccatacatgatgaactcaacaattcccacaagtggaaaggcacgacaagaatgcataaccatattgaaacattctgcatggttcgttgtctgaataccataccgtattccgttggtatcataaaggaatgaccatttctccttaggtgcacctcgaatccagtgtgaaaatggcttctcaattgaatccctagactctgcagcctgactcgtgcctgctcctgatgcccttaccttcactagctctgcagtcaactgatcaagcatctgccataatgcattgaattttctctgttgattttgggtgcacaacctcttaaacaggttcttaagatccttgttcttgaagtgttcatagaagtttgcacccatatgcctaatgcaccacctcttttggacatcgggccataatggaggcgttgtcacagttccacgttgcaatttcagtattgattgcaggatacctgcatgcctatcactaataaggcacacatctggacgtgcagcaacaacacgaatcttcactcgttcaagaaaccaataccaactgtctatgttctcattctcaacaaatgcaaatgcgagcggaactatttggttgttgcaatctacaccgattgcggtgagtatctgacctttataccttccagtcaaaaatgtgccatcaatgcagatcaccggaagacaaaactgaaatgctctagcacaagcacctatgcaaaagaaggctcgttgcataattctttgtcccatAGTCAAGGCTGGtacaaggtatgtgtcataaaagcttccaggatttctagcagcaacctgggataacatacgaggtaggttatcatatgatgcctcgtatgtgccgaaccgcatctccaacaccctttgtttaacccgccatgccttcaaataactgatggtgtactggtaagtctgctcaatgtgtcgaacaatcatttttagctcataatttaggttgtccataataaacccatacatttgctttgcaacaaagtcgcatgatatattgcgatgcgagggaacaacttctgacagcaaacaagtgtgctctgtaacaatggaacatttccagtttgacttccattttcctttgaatgcatgtactcaccatggacatccagcattcacacacttcacctcatattctttactgccagactttacgactctgaattctcgtttcaatgagattgcccatagtctcacagcatcttttacagcttcaatgtttggatatgttgcaccttgcactacctcattc
This genomic interval from Panicum virgatum strain AP13 chromosome 8K, P.virgatum_v5, whole genome shotgun sequence contains the following:
- the LOC120645979 gene encoding putative disease resistance protein RGA3, with amino-acid sequence MASPLQIAAGDWGFVVMGWMLSPILSFLVNKFFTNLSLDISRKLRKLEIDTIPSLKETLTKVEEQRMVGAVKGKGSESNLVTLKKIENDLKSILYEAEDTLDLVDYHRIEKKVKGDDGPSWISRAVGACITRCKGFCWLGATLCRSGEQIPISQRSSNSNPVMQRLRAWSQSLDIKALCQSMQKWLAEKYVAACHYRDWSYEVVGINKTNKEDDIAVDLFFLTIDGKSLWKRIEDIENIFNDLKKSHLLNQDSSSSSKIVAEDTNKEETDDMHRSIKWEVFGRDKERFGKTTLAQYVCDHEKKAQDKHFDTVMFIHVSKTFRLDKIFRDMLSEIKKGQQSDSNGVTALHNELKKNLEGKRFLLVLDDLWVNNENRKGRDILLDALDAGQSGSIILVTAQREDAAAALGAQKQILIPDLEENDYLKLFMHHARPGTIEYKRIGTKIANKLHRSPIAAVTVGEQLRKNTRISFWETTANDVVLNETMGALWWSYQQLGADIRRCFAYCSTFPRGYKLKRDELVRIWIAQGFVNTGGNATEEMEDVGNRYFDELLEFSFLQVRRTIIFGSETFTIHDLLHELAETVAGSDFLRIDLNGSPKDIPAGVRHVFIETNNGAKVLAEKNQDLGKLRTLIIKEHWKVGTDRKQPMDELEEVFDCLFMRMRELRVLIVELQQRTEVMSVPASVDRMKHLRYLGFDIFAMKLILPSTFSKLYHMQTIDARYMSICLPENMANLLRLRHIVSGRLDFPNIGRLTSLQTLPSFTVKKEQGYELKHLNKLRGALEIYGLGIVRSKEKALEAHLARKERLTKLRLFFGNNNTFNDPDVEAEILEGLCPPNDLVELDIYDYRVQDSELSTHVRELVINYCNWDRLPENMERLVSLQILYIFRCNKMELLPTLPQSLREIVIHSCDALSTTCREEGHENWHKIQHIPEKVIFP